In one window of Oncorhynchus gorbuscha isolate QuinsamMale2020 ecotype Even-year linkage group LG23, OgorEven_v1.0, whole genome shotgun sequence DNA:
- the LOC124011527 gene encoding testicular haploid expressed gene protein-like isoform X1, which translates to METILYVFDTIPPLPLQPLPRVCHPQLRCHQPSQQSFLCYASATRVSMATRMMQLAQPKPSLLRFPDRRSVYWLDELSPERNGSTTTFELTPHWSQLCGRKRLNSGFEQSRLSPQWEVSVAALSAYPSNRVCSLALPRLPTISWEPDRPLLASLSRVVQTAVASPRVCQLACPKRRQGLYSPHSSKTSLALPHQAATSSRLQLLALPKSDHPQYAQDRPVIWPVPGPVRKAVASERVQVLSQPNQRKALFQGYNPYTVTLAARSASASPRLQELCLPLPRKCKGK; encoded by the exons ATGGAAACCATATTGTATGTATTTGACACCATTCCACCtcttccactccagccattaccacgagtctgtcatccccaattaaggtgccaccaaccttctCAACAGTCATTTTTGTGTTATGCTTCAGCAACTCGCGTATCCATGGCTACCCGGATGATGCAACTCGCTCAGCCCAAACCCAGCCTGCTCCGATTCCCTGACCG ACGGTCAGTCTACTGGCTAGATGAACTCTCACCTGAAAGAAATGGCTCCACCACCACGTTTG AGTTGACGCCCCACTGGTCCCAGCTGTGTGGCAGGAAGCGGCTTAATTCTGGGTTCGAACAGAGCAG gtTATCTCCCCAATGGGAGGTCAGTGTAGCAGCTTTGAGTGCCTATCCATCCAATAGAGTGTGTTCTCTGGCTTTGCCCCGCCTCCCCACCATAAGCTGGGAACCTGACCGCCCCCTACTGGCCTCC ctgagcAGAGTGGTGCAGACTGCAGTAGCCAGTCCTAGGGTCTGCCAGTTGGCCTGTCCCAAGCGGAGGCAGGGTCTCTATTCGCCCCATTCGTCCAAGACCTCACTGGCACTCCCCCACCAAGCTGCAACCTCCTCCCGACTACAGCTCCTCGCCC tCCCTAAGTCTGACCACCCCCAGTATGCCCAGGACCGTCCAGTCATCTGGCCAGTGCCTGGGCCAGTGAGGAAGGCAGTAGCCAGTGAGAGGGTGCAGGTCCTTTCACAGCCCAACCAGCGGAAGGCGCTGTTCCAAGGCTACAACCCGTACACGGTTACCCTAGCTGCACGCTCCGCTAGCGCCTCGCCGCGCCTACAG GAGCTTTGTCTGCCCCTGCCGCGGAAATGCAAGGGCAAATAG
- the LOC124011527 gene encoding testicular haploid expressed gene protein-like isoform X2: MATRMMQLAQPKPSLLRFPDRRSVYWLDELSPERNGSTTTFELTPHWSQLCGRKRLNSGFEQSRLSPQWEVSVAALSAYPSNRVCSLALPRLPTISWEPDRPLLASLSRVVQTAVASPRVCQLACPKRRQGLYSPHSSKTSLALPHQAATSSRLQLLALPKSDHPQYAQDRPVIWPVPGPVRKAVASERVQVLSQPNQRKALFQGYNPYTVTLAARSASASPRLQELCLPLPRKCKGK; this comes from the exons ATGGCTACCCGGATGATGCAACTCGCTCAGCCCAAACCCAGCCTGCTCCGATTCCCTGACCG ACGGTCAGTCTACTGGCTAGATGAACTCTCACCTGAAAGAAATGGCTCCACCACCACGTTTG AGTTGACGCCCCACTGGTCCCAGCTGTGTGGCAGGAAGCGGCTTAATTCTGGGTTCGAACAGAGCAG gtTATCTCCCCAATGGGAGGTCAGTGTAGCAGCTTTGAGTGCCTATCCATCCAATAGAGTGTGTTCTCTGGCTTTGCCCCGCCTCCCCACCATAAGCTGGGAACCTGACCGCCCCCTACTGGCCTCC ctgagcAGAGTGGTGCAGACTGCAGTAGCCAGTCCTAGGGTCTGCCAGTTGGCCTGTCCCAAGCGGAGGCAGGGTCTCTATTCGCCCCATTCGTCCAAGACCTCACTGGCACTCCCCCACCAAGCTGCAACCTCCTCCCGACTACAGCTCCTCGCCC tCCCTAAGTCTGACCACCCCCAGTATGCCCAGGACCGTCCAGTCATCTGGCCAGTGCCTGGGCCAGTGAGGAAGGCAGTAGCCAGTGAGAGGGTGCAGGTCCTTTCACAGCCCAACCAGCGGAAGGCGCTGTTCCAAGGCTACAACCCGTACACGGTTACCCTAGCTGCACGCTCCGCTAGCGCCTCGCCGCGCCTACAG GAGCTTTGTCTGCCCCTGCCGCGGAAATGCAAGGGCAAATAG